The Lytechinus pictus isolate F3 Inbred chromosome 17, Lp3.0, whole genome shotgun sequence genome contains a region encoding:
- the LOC135157221 gene encoding acetyl-coenzyme A synthetase, cytoplasmic-like, whose amino-acid sequence MLQSETPVVFGIKTSREARGQEGTAGSETGSKSRKLHGEDAVETWDSGGGVNAGEKDNAASVTTCDVHAVGVSAVEIGELIASSIEIGELVASEVRVETRDLYVGTAVTTGDLAERSAVDSGELVASAVKIGEIVASPVEMGEIVASAVEMGEIVESAVEMGEIVASAVEIGELVASEVRVETRDLYVGTAVTTGDLAERSAVDSGELHVVASAVKMGEIVASPVEMGEIVASAVEMGELFASAVEMGEIVASAVENDGVYRGTKLVNLKQISDDAVKICKKRDFIVEKVFVVRHLGSADVSNNGDRSSPVAKRPCYSLTTEYHEGRDLWWHDVMEGASDKCEPVWLEVEEPLFMLYTSGSTGTPKGVVHTQIGYLLYAATTFKYSFDHHKEDIYWCTADIGWITGHSYVCYGPMANAATSVMYEGAPLYPDESRCWQIVDKYNVTILYTAPTLIRTLMKYGEAPVKKYSRKSLRVLATVGEPINPEAWLFYYNVIGDGRCSISDTFWQTETGGHTLTPLPGATPMKPGSATFPFFGIAPAVVNEQGEELEGVCEGYLVFKQPWPGVMRTVYGDHERYERTYFRQFPGYYKTGDGCKRDKDGYYWITGRIDDMFNVSGHLLSTAEIESAIIEHSKVAEAAAVAYRHPTKGEACYCFVTLVEGAEFDDALILELKKQVRTKIGPFAAPEVVHNAPGLPKTRSGKIMRRILRKIAVNDHDLGDVSTMADSTVVDILFKNRPQELLG is encoded by the exons ATGTTACAGAGTGAAACCCCAGTTGTATTTG GAATTAAGACATCCCGTGAGGCCCGAGGGCAGGAAGGTACAGCAGGATCTGAAACAGGCTCCAAGTCCAGGAAGCTGCATGGTGAAGATGCTGTTGAAACGTGGGATTCAGGTGGGGGTGTCAATGCAGGGGAGAAAGATAATGCTGCATCAGTGACAACTTGTGATGTACATGCAGTAGGTGTGTCAGCTGTGGAGATTGGTGAGCTAATTGCATCATCCATTGAGATTGGAGAGTTAGTTGCATCAGAGGTCAGAGTTGAGACACGGGACCTATACGTTGGTACAGCAGTGACAACTGGAGACCTAGCAGAAAGATCAGCTGTTGATAGTGGTGAGCTAGTTGCGTCAGCTGTTAAAATTGGTGAGATAGTTGCATCACCTGTTGAAATGGGTGAGATAGTTGCATCAGCCGTTGAAATGGGTGAGATAGTTGAATCAGCTGTTGAAATGGGTGAGATAGTTGCATCAGCCGTTGAGATTGGAGAGTTAGTTGCATCAGAGGTCAGAGTTGAGACACGGGACCTATACGTTGGTACAGCAGTGACAACTGGAGACCTAGCAGAAAGATCGGCTGTTGATAGTGGTGAGCTACATGTAGTTGCGTCAGCTGTTAAAATGGGTGAGATAGTTGCATCACCTGTTGAAATGGGTGAGATAGTTGCATCAGCCGTTGAAATGGGTGAGCTATTTGCGTCAGCTGTTGAAATGGGTGAGATAGTTGCATCAGCCGTTGAGAATG aTGGTGTATACAGAGGAACTAAACTAGTCAATCTGAAGCAGATATCAGATGATGCAGTCAAAATCTGCAAGAAACG GGACTTCATCGTAGAGAAAGTCTTTGTAGTACGTCATCTAGGATCAGCTGATGTTTCTAATAATGGTGATAGGTCATCACCGGTAGCTAAACGTCCATGCTACTCACTCACG ACTGAATACCATGAAGGGCGTGATTTATGGTGGCATGATGTGATGGAAGGAGCCAGTGATAAATGTGAACCAGTTTGGCTGGAGGTAGAGGAACCGCTATTTATGTTATACACAAG CGGTTCCACCGGTACCCCTAAAGGAGTGGTCCACACCCAGATCGGCTACCTACTCTATGCTGCTACAACCTTCAAGTATTCATTTGATCATCACAAGGAAGACATCTATTGGTGTACTGCTGATATCGGTTGGATAACGGGTCATTCCTACGTATGTTACGGACCCATGGCCAATGCAGCTACCAGTGTAATG TATGAAGGAGCACCTCTGTACCCTGATGAGTCCCGGTGTTGGCAGATCGTAGATAAATACAACGTGACCATCCTATACACAGCACCTACGCTCATACGAACACTCATGAAATATGGCGAAGCACCTGTTAAAAA GTACAGTCGTAAGTCACTACGTGTTCTTGCAACGGTGGGAGAACCCATTAATCCAGAGGCTTGGCTCTTCTATTACAACGTCATAGGGGATGGAAGGTGCTCTATATCAGATACGTTCTGGCAGACAGAAACG GGAGGTCACACATTAACCCCTCTCCCAGGAGCTACACCAATGAAACCTGGTTCAGCA ACATTCCCATTCTTTGGTATCGCACCTGCTGTAGTGAATGAGCAGGGTGAGGAGCTAGAAGGAGTATGTGAAGGATACCTC GTATTCAAGCAGCCTTGGCCTGGCGTAATGCGTACTGTGTATGGTGATCATGAACGCTATGAGAGGACGTACTTCAGGCAATTCCCTGGTTACTACAAGACTGGCGATG GTTGCAAACGAGACAAGGATGGATATTACTGGATCACCGGTCGTATAGATGATATGTTCAATGTATCGGGTCATTTATTAAGTACTGCTGAGATAGAATCTGCGATAATAGAGCATTCTAAAGTAGCGGAAGCAGCCGCAGTAGCTTACCGACATCCAACCAAAGGAGAGGCTTGCTACTGCTTTGTTACTCTTGTCGAA GGTGCAGAATTTGATGATGCGCTTATACTGGAACTCAAAAAGCAAG TTCGAACCAAGATAGGTCCTTTTGCAGCTCCTGAAGTAGTGCACAACGCTCCCGGCCTTCCCAAGACACGCTCAGGTAAAATCATGCGACGAATCCTTCGTAAGATCGCCGTCAACGACCACGACCTCGGGGACGTCTCAACCATGGCAGACTCTACGGTCGTCGACATCCTCTTCAAGAACCGTCCTCAAGAACTTCTAGGTTAA